In Cytobacillus oceanisediminis, the following proteins share a genomic window:
- a CDS encoding metal-sensitive transcriptional regulator — MAFELENEDLSSESCCSIESERKSHHSEKVKKNLTTRLNRIEGQIRGIKGLIDRDVYCDDIITQISATQSALNSVAKLLLEGHLKSCVVERIHEGDEEVLDEFLVTIQKLMKK; from the coding sequence ATGGCTTTTGAATTGGAAAATGAGGATTTATCATCTGAAAGCTGCTGTTCGATTGAATCGGAGCGAAAAAGTCATCACTCAGAAAAAGTTAAAAAGAATTTGACAACCCGTTTAAATCGGATTGAAGGTCAAATACGCGGAATAAAAGGACTTATTGACAGAGACGTGTATTGTGACGATATAATAACACAAATTTCTGCAACTCAGTCTGCTTTGAATAGCGTAGCAAAGCTTTTGCTTGAAGGCCATTTGAAAAGCTGTGTGGTTGAAAGAATCCACGAAGGCGATGAAGAAGTGCTTGATGAATTTTTAGTCACTATTCAAAAACTAATGAAAAAATAA
- a CDS encoding heavy metal translocating P-type ATPase: MGDAALKEVHLPISGMTCAACSSRIEKGLNKLDGVQEASVNLALEKAAIKYNPAETSVEAFEKKIEDLGYTVVSEKAEFELLGMTCAACSGRIEKGLNKLPGVKQAVVNLALETGTVEYNPEQISIQDMIKKVENLGYQAKVKMDKDEDIEGYREKEIEKQKGKFIFSLILSIPLFWSMVGHFEFTSFIYVPDMFMNPWVQLALAAPVQFFIGKQFYAGAYKALKNKSANMDVLVALGTSAAFFYSLYQSILSIGSNAHMVELYYETSAILITLIILGKLFEARAKGRSSEAIKKLMGLQAKTATVLREGEEIEIPLEEVIAGDIIYVKPGEKIPVDGVIIEGQSALDESMLTGESVPVDKTAGDTVIGSTINKNGFLKIKATKVGKDTALSQIIKVVEEAQGSKAPIQRMADRISGIFVPIVVTIAVVTFLVWYIWVSPGDFAEALEKLIAVLVIACPCALGLATPTSIMAGSGRAAEYGVLFKGGEHLELTHEITTVVLDKTGTVTHGKPVLTDVITEGNIEERTFLQLVGSAEKQSEHPLAEAIVKGIKDKGITLFNPEEFEAIPGYGIKAKVEGKDLLIGTRRLMDKYGVNVQSAKLEMETLEENGKTAMLVAVDGKYAGIVAVADTIKETSRDAINRLRKLGIEVIMITGDNKRTAQAIAEEVGIDSAIAEVLPEGKAEEVKKLQNQGKKVAMVGDGINDAPALAVADIGMAIGTGTDVAMEAADITLMRGDLNSIADAILMSKKTIRNIKQNLFWAFAYNTLGIPVAALGFLAPWLAGAAMAFSSVSVVLNALRLQRVKINEKNV, from the coding sequence ATGGGTGATGCAGCCCTAAAGGAGGTTCACCTTCCAATATCAGGCATGACATGTGCAGCCTGTTCGTCCCGAATAGAGAAGGGCTTAAATAAGCTCGATGGCGTCCAGGAAGCAAGTGTCAATCTTGCTTTGGAAAAAGCAGCAATCAAATATAATCCTGCGGAAACTTCTGTCGAAGCATTTGAGAAAAAAATTGAGGATTTAGGTTATACGGTAGTTTCGGAGAAAGCCGAGTTCGAATTGCTGGGCATGACTTGCGCTGCTTGCTCTGGAAGGATTGAAAAAGGACTTAATAAGCTTCCAGGCGTCAAACAAGCTGTGGTCAATCTGGCTCTTGAAACTGGCACTGTTGAATACAATCCTGAACAAATCTCCATCCAGGACATGATAAAGAAAGTGGAAAATTTAGGGTATCAGGCGAAAGTAAAAATGGATAAAGACGAAGATATCGAAGGATATCGGGAAAAGGAAATTGAGAAACAAAAAGGCAAGTTTATTTTCTCTTTAATTCTTTCCATTCCTTTATTCTGGTCCATGGTGGGACATTTCGAGTTTACATCATTTATTTATGTTCCCGATATGTTTATGAATCCGTGGGTGCAGCTGGCGCTTGCAGCTCCCGTGCAATTTTTCATAGGAAAGCAATTTTATGCCGGGGCATATAAGGCATTAAAAAATAAGAGCGCCAATATGGATGTGCTGGTTGCACTCGGTACTTCTGCTGCTTTTTTCTATAGCTTATACCAATCAATTTTATCAATTGGCAGCAATGCACATATGGTGGAACTCTATTACGAAACAAGTGCCATCCTTATAACATTAATAATCTTAGGCAAGCTGTTTGAAGCACGGGCTAAGGGACGTTCTTCTGAAGCGATTAAAAAGCTTATGGGTCTGCAGGCAAAAACAGCAACTGTCTTAAGGGAAGGGGAAGAAATTGAAATTCCCCTTGAAGAAGTTATTGCTGGGGATATCATATATGTAAAGCCAGGTGAAAAAATTCCGGTTGATGGTGTAATTATCGAAGGGCAGTCTGCTTTGGATGAATCCATGCTGACAGGGGAAAGTGTACCTGTTGATAAAACAGCAGGCGACACAGTTATTGGGTCTACCATTAACAAAAATGGCTTCCTGAAAATTAAAGCCACAAAAGTTGGCAAAGATACAGCACTGTCACAGATTATAAAAGTGGTTGAAGAAGCGCAAGGTTCAAAAGCACCCATACAGCGAATGGCAGACAGAATCTCTGGGATATTTGTTCCCATTGTTGTGACTATAGCTGTGGTAACATTCCTGGTGTGGTATATATGGGTAAGTCCTGGAGATTTTGCAGAAGCACTCGAAAAATTGATTGCCGTGCTGGTGATTGCATGTCCATGTGCACTAGGTCTTGCGACGCCAACCTCTATAATGGCAGGTTCCGGCCGGGCAGCGGAATATGGGGTACTTTTTAAAGGCGGAGAGCACTTGGAGCTCACACATGAAATCACTACAGTCGTTCTTGATAAAACTGGAACAGTTACACATGGCAAACCGGTTTTAACAGATGTGATTACGGAAGGCAACATTGAAGAGAGGACATTTCTCCAGCTTGTAGGGTCAGCGGAGAAACAGTCTGAGCATCCATTGGCTGAAGCGATCGTAAAGGGAATAAAGGATAAAGGGATCACGCTATTTAATCCTGAGGAATTTGAAGCTATTCCCGGGTATGGAATTAAAGCAAAAGTGGAAGGCAAAGACCTTCTAATAGGTACAAGAAGATTAATGGACAAATACGGTGTTAATGTCCAGTCAGCCAAACTTGAAATGGAAACACTTGAGGAAAATGGAAAAACGGCAATGCTTGTCGCGGTTGATGGCAAATATGCAGGTATCGTGGCAGTTGCGGATACAATAAAGGAAACTTCCAGAGATGCAATCAATCGCTTAAGGAAACTGGGGATTGAAGTCATTATGATTACGGGAGATAACAAACGTACGGCTCAGGCAATAGCTGAGGAAGTGGGCATAGACTCTGCAATTGCAGAGGTTTTACCTGAAGGCAAGGCAGAAGAAGTAAAGAAACTTCAGAACCAGGGAAAAAAAGTCGCCATGGTCGGCGATGGCATAAACGATGCACCTGCACTTGCTGTAGCTGATATTGGAATGGCGATCGGAACCGGTACAGACGTTGCGATGGAAGCAGCTGATATCACTCTAATGAGAGGGGATTTAAATAGTATTGCAGACGCCATCCTAATGAGTAAAAAAACAATAAGGAATATAAAACAAAATCTTTTCTGGGCATTTGCATACAATACACTTGGCATCCCAGTAGCTGCGTTAGGGTTCCTTGCACCTTGGCTTGCCGGCGCTGCAATGGCGTTCAGCTCCGTATCTGTCGTTTTAAACGCACTTCGATTACAAAGAGTAAAAATTAATGAAAAAAATGTTTAA
- a CDS encoding H-type small acid-soluble spore protein, which yields MDVKRVKQILSSSADIEVKYNGASVWIDKLNEDGRTATVHLRGPLEERSEVEIGELTEL from the coding sequence ATGGATGTAAAACGTGTGAAGCAAATTCTTTCATCATCAGCAGATATCGAAGTAAAATACAATGGTGCTTCTGTGTGGATCGACAAGCTGAATGAGGATGGAAGAACAGCTACGGTACATTTGCGCGGTCCACTTGAAGAAAGATCCGAGGTAGAAATTGGAGAACTGACAGAATTGTAA
- the copZ gene encoding copper chaperone CopZ, with the protein MESVTLKVSGMSCGHCVKAVEGSVGKLNGVDKVAVDLDNGQVQVQFNSSAVTLEEIKETIDDQGYDVE; encoded by the coding sequence ATGGAAAGTGTAACTTTAAAAGTTAGCGGAATGTCATGCGGACATTGTGTAAAAGCGGTAGAAGGCAGTGTCGGCAAACTAAATGGTGTAGATAAAGTAGCGGTTGACCTTGATAATGGCCAGGTTCAGGTTCAATTTAACTCATCAGCAGTTACACTTGAGGAAATCAAAGAAACAATTGACGATCAAGGCTATGATGTAGAGTAA
- a CDS encoding LysE family transporter yields the protein MSIFLGYVFLGLSLAAPIGPINAAQLDKGIKNGFLHAWLVGLGAMTADAIYMAAVYLGVVHFLEIPFMKAFLWCFGFFVLVYTGVETLISAGKVVSSYRTKDESKVKAFMSGFLMSLSNPLTILFWLGIYGSILAKTAAEYDKAHVVLYSGAIFTGLLLWDITMAAVASSFRRFLTEKILALISILSGLSLIGFGIYFGMQAYKLLF from the coding sequence ATGAGCATATTTCTAGGCTATGTATTCTTGGGTCTGTCGCTTGCAGCGCCAATCGGTCCAATCAATGCTGCACAGTTGGATAAAGGAATAAAAAATGGCTTTTTACATGCCTGGCTGGTGGGGCTGGGGGCTATGACAGCAGATGCCATATATATGGCAGCCGTTTATTTGGGGGTTGTACACTTTCTTGAGATTCCATTCATGAAAGCTTTCTTATGGTGCTTTGGATTTTTCGTCCTTGTATACACAGGAGTTGAAACCCTAATAAGTGCCGGGAAAGTCGTTTCAAGCTATAGAACCAAAGATGAATCTAAAGTTAAAGCCTTTATGTCAGGCTTTCTCATGTCATTGTCAAATCCTTTAACTATACTGTTTTGGCTTGGCATCTATGGTTCCATTCTGGCCAAAACAGCAGCCGAGTATGATAAGGCTCATGTTGTTTTATATAGCGGTGCAATTTTTACAGGGCTTCTTCTCTGGGACATAACGATGGCAGCTGTCGCCAGCAGCTTCAGAAGATTTTTAACCGAGAAGATTCTCGCTTTAATTTCCATATTATCTGGCTTATCGCTGATTGGCTTTGGGATTTATTTTGGGATGCAGGCTTATAAACTTTTGTTTTAA